One genomic segment of Desulforamulus reducens MI-1 includes these proteins:
- a CDS encoding GerAB/ArcD/ProY family transporter, with protein sequence MKIPHTEDVYEVKMRKNANVITSKQLIFIIVSSTVGVGILTLADSAGEVAQQDAWISVAMGALLPLVGLVAIVLNCSKFPGLTLAEYSERILGKWLGKLISLVFVFYTIVTAAIITSTFVHMLKIYLFPATPRWALVVLILSVITYWGSKDARVLGRVNELMFYEAIIVFLSLVLAFPNIDLTFYQPIGHAGISNILIAASKTIFAYTGMELLLVFYHMVQNKKETVKAGLTAITIVLFIYLGITITALGVFGPFVIGKVRFSLMVLLKTYTAPLIERTEFFFVIFYVFVAFRPIGNYYFASRYTAEKMLGLNAPGLITIVIFPIALAVASYPDSFEQTVAISSQIGIVGLVFLIIVPLLLWFISLIRGIDGEKDQT encoded by the coding sequence TTGAAAATACCACATACAGAGGATGTTTACGAGGTTAAGATGAGAAAAAATGCCAATGTTATCACCAGTAAACAGCTGATTTTTATTATTGTCAGTTCCACCGTAGGGGTAGGTATTTTAACCCTGGCTGACTCGGCGGGCGAAGTGGCTCAACAGGATGCCTGGATATCGGTGGCCATGGGAGCCTTGCTACCACTGGTGGGGCTAGTTGCCATTGTTTTAAATTGCAGCAAGTTTCCTGGGTTAACCCTGGCGGAATATAGCGAAAGGATATTGGGTAAATGGTTGGGTAAACTAATTTCGCTGGTCTTTGTATTTTATACCATTGTTACTGCTGCTATTATTACTAGTACATTTGTCCATATGTTAAAGATATATTTGTTTCCTGCAACACCCCGGTGGGCTTTAGTAGTGCTGATTCTTTCGGTTATTACTTATTGGGGGTCCAAGGATGCTAGGGTTTTAGGCCGGGTCAATGAACTGATGTTTTATGAAGCAATTATTGTATTCCTGTCTTTAGTACTGGCTTTTCCCAATATTGATCTTACCTTTTACCAACCTATAGGCCATGCCGGGATCAGTAATATTTTAATAGCAGCCTCAAAGACAATATTTGCCTATACTGGTATGGAGTTGTTATTGGTGTTTTACCACATGGTACAAAATAAAAAAGAAACTGTTAAAGCAGGGTTAACTGCCATTACTATAGTTTTGTTCATCTATTTAGGGATAACTATTACTGCCTTGGGGGTCTTTGGACCCTTTGTCATAGGTAAGGTTCGCTTTAGTTTGATGGTTTTATTAAAAACCTATACTGCACCGTTGATTGAGAGGACAGAGTTCTTTTTCGTTATTTTTTATGTTTTTGTAGCCTTTCGACCTATAGGTAACTATTATTTTGCCAGTCGCTATACAGCGGAAAAAATGCTGGGCCTTAATGCCCCTGGTCTTATAACAATAGTTATTTTCCCTATTGCTTTAGCAGTAGCTTCGTATCCGGATAGTTTTGAACAGACAGTGGCCATTAGCTCGCAAATAGGTATAGTGGGACTGGTTTTCTTAATAATTGTTCCTTTGTTATTATGGTTTATCTCTTTAATAAGGGGAATAGATGGTGAAAAAGATCAAACCTAA
- a CDS encoding MetQ/NlpA family ABC transporter substrate-binding protein — translation MKKKFAFLVACLLTLSLVLAGCGGETKEKTEAPGKDAKILKVGATPVPHAEILKVVKPILEKDGIQLEIVEFNDYVQPNLALNDKQLDANYFQHLPYLEDFNKQKGLELSYTAKIHFEPMGLFSRNVKAVSDFKEGDKIGIPNDPTNGGRALAVLEKAGLLKLKEGVGINATVRDIVEKKVEVIELEAAQLPRSVDDLAGAVINGNFAVQAKFVPTDALVAEDAKSEAADTFGNILAIRKGDENREEIKKLTEALKSAEVKKFIEDTYKGAVVATF, via the coding sequence ATGAAAAAGAAGTTTGCATTTTTGGTTGCCTGCTTACTGACCTTGAGCTTGGTTCTGGCCGGTTGTGGTGGCGAAACAAAGGAAAAAACCGAAGCCCCCGGCAAAGACGCTAAAATATTAAAGGTGGGTGCTACCCCAGTTCCCCATGCAGAAATTTTAAAAGTTGTTAAGCCCATTCTAGAAAAGGACGGTATTCAATTAGAGATTGTTGAGTTTAATGATTATGTACAGCCCAATCTGGCTCTCAATGACAAGCAACTGGATGCCAACTACTTCCAACACCTTCCCTACCTCGAAGATTTTAATAAACAGAAGGGCCTGGAACTTTCCTATACAGCTAAAATTCACTTTGAGCCAATGGGTCTTTTCTCCAGAAATGTTAAAGCTGTTAGTGATTTCAAAGAAGGCGACAAAATCGGTATTCCCAATGACCCAACCAACGGCGGCAGGGCACTGGCTGTTTTAGAAAAGGCCGGTCTACTGAAGCTTAAAGAAGGTGTTGGCATCAATGCCACCGTACGGGATATTGTAGAGAAAAAAGTTGAAGTAATTGAACTGGAAGCTGCTCAATTGCCCCGTTCCGTAGATGATCTGGCCGGCGCTGTGATTAACGGTAACTTTGCTGTACAGGCTAAATTTGTTCCCACCGATGCTCTGGTGGCTGAAGATGCTAAGTCCGAGGCTGCGGACACCTTCGGTAATATTTTAGCCATCCGCAAGGGTGATGAAAATCGTGAAGAGATTAAAAAACTTACTGAAGCCCTGAAGAGTGCTGAAGTTAAGAAATTCATTGAAGATACCTACAAAGGTGCTGTTGTTGCTACCTTCTAA
- a CDS encoding DUF47 domain-containing protein, whose amino-acid sequence MFFKKTDIFFETFKAIAENITRAAEDFSAEIHNPSSDKRGLTNLQNYEKTGDRYTHTIIKELNKTFVTPLEREDIMNLAVKLDDILDGIEATMIRMDIYDIKDMNIFIKRNTEIILEQCQEVEKSIGKLVTKRFLEIRTHAVRINELENEADHLFNNSLRELVASCNDAIQFIKYKQIYEMLEEVTDACEDVANILESILMRNS is encoded by the coding sequence ATGTTTTTTAAGAAAACTGATATCTTCTTTGAAACCTTTAAAGCCATTGCAGAAAATATTACTAGGGCCGCAGAGGATTTTAGTGCCGAGATACATAACCCTAGTAGTGACAAAAGGGGGTTAACAAACCTACAAAATTATGAAAAAACTGGGGATCGTTATACTCATACCATTATAAAAGAGTTAAACAAGACCTTTGTTACACCCTTGGAACGAGAAGATATCATGAATTTGGCCGTAAAGCTGGACGACATTCTTGATGGCATTGAAGCTACGATGATCCGCATGGATATCTATGACATTAAGGATATGAATATCTTTATTAAGCGTAATACAGAAATCATTTTGGAGCAATGCCAAGAGGTCGAAAAGTCCATTGGCAAACTGGTCACCAAAAGGTTTTTGGAAATTCGTACTCACGCTGTGAGGATTAATGAACTGGAGAATGAAGCTGACCATCTCTTTAACAATAGCCTAAGAGAGTTAGTGGCCTCCTGTAATGACGCCATTCAGTTTATCAAGTATAAGCAGATTTACGAGATGCTTGAAGAAGTCACCGATGCCTGTGAAGACGTGGCAAACATTCTTGAGAGCATTCTTATGCGAAATTCCTAA
- a CDS encoding RNA polymerase sporulation sigma factor SigK encodes MITGIVTLLALTILNGIAILVSYISSGSLPDPLSPEEERELLLKMATGDKLAKTILIERNLRLVAKIANKLKDSGVDKQDLFQVGVIGLIKGVDTFDIKKARKFSTYAGVCIQNEMLMMLRKQKSERNTISISEPLDFDKDGSPLELQDTLANNEIPVDELVEKSLDVERLEKALQTLNPREKIVIKLRYGLEGERELTQREVGKRLDISRSFISRIESSTINKLCREMSHS; translated from the coding sequence TTGATCACTGGCATTGTTACGTTACTTGCCCTTACTATTCTCAATGGTATAGCAATTCTGGTTTCTTATATTTCTTCCGGCAGTTTACCGGATCCTTTATCCCCGGAAGAAGAAAGGGAGTTATTATTAAAAATGGCAACCGGAGATAAGTTAGCTAAAACGATTCTGATCGAAAGGAATTTGCGATTGGTTGCTAAGATTGCCAATAAGTTGAAAGATAGCGGTGTCGATAAGCAAGATTTGTTTCAAGTGGGGGTCATTGGTTTAATTAAAGGTGTAGATACCTTTGATATAAAGAAGGCGAGAAAGTTTTCCACCTATGCTGGTGTTTGCATTCAAAATGAAATGCTAATGATGTTGCGCAAGCAGAAAAGTGAGCGAAATACCATCTCTATTTCTGAACCTCTGGATTTTGATAAAGACGGCAGTCCTTTGGAGTTGCAGGATACCCTGGCCAATAACGAAATCCCGGTGGATGAACTGGTGGAGAAAAGCTTGGATGTGGAGAGGTTGGAAAAGGCCCTTCAAACACTTAATCCCAGAGAGAAAATCGTCATTAAATTACGATATGGTCTGGAGGGTGAAAGAGAGTTGACCCAACGGGAGGTGGGTAAGAGGCTAGATATATCCCGCTCCTTTATCTCCCGCATTGAGAGCAGTACCATCAATAAACTTTGTAGAGAAATGTCGCATTCATAA
- a CDS encoding DsbA family oxidoreductase, with amino-acid sequence MGKGIVEKLSREYPLDITWVGYELRPERAAEGEKLSNILPGADLKQVFAHYNQAALEYGISINQVDFLPNTHMALMATEFAKDLDMFEEFHSLVFKSFFTEGRDIGNSKVVVDLLVSLNVPREKAAAILNDPVYSDRVKKNRNDAVNFVAGLPTFIIENKKKIVGAQPLNVFRNILDSYH; translated from the coding sequence ATCGGCAAAGGTATTGTCGAAAAATTGTCCAGAGAATATCCCTTGGATATTACTTGGGTAGGTTATGAACTTCGTCCGGAAAGAGCAGCGGAGGGAGAAAAATTAAGTAATATACTGCCCGGCGCAGATTTAAAGCAGGTCTTTGCTCATTATAACCAAGCTGCTTTAGAGTATGGTATCTCAATAAATCAGGTTGATTTTTTACCCAACACGCATATGGCTTTAATGGCCACAGAATTTGCTAAGGATCTTGATATGTTTGAAGAGTTTCATAGCCTTGTTTTTAAGTCTTTTTTTACCGAAGGGAGGGATATTGGCAACTCCAAGGTAGTGGTTGATTTACTGGTCTCTCTGAATGTTCCCCGGGAAAAGGCTGCTGCCATCTTAAATGATCCAGTTTACTCTGACAGGGTAAAGAAAAATAGAAATGACGCTGTAAATTTTGTGGCTGGTTTACCCACTTTTATCATTGAAAACAAGAAAAAAATTGTCGGAGCGCAACCTTTGAATGTTTTTAGGAATATTCTTGATAGCTATCATTAA
- a CDS encoding magnesium transporter CorA family protein, which yields MLKKYISRADGTLVETENIETGSWISIVNPEEKEIAQILTLLNIEHEFIPDALDEAETPRIERKDHYIWIIIDIPVTVSKQRNALLYDTIPLTIIVTENYFVTITLRENDIIQDFIQKKVQGFYTFKKTRFVLQILYVIATYYLKYLRQINQKTNKIEEELHQSMRNEELYSLLSLSKSLVYFTTSLKANEMVMEKMLRNNYLKMYEDDKEILEDAIIENKQAIEMAHIYSNVLSGMMDAFASVISNNVNIVMKFLTSITIILAVPTMIASFFGMNVVLPLKEYPYAFTGIILFCILLSFIIGLIFTRKRYL from the coding sequence ATGCTAAAAAAATATATATCCAGGGCAGATGGGACATTGGTAGAAACGGAAAACATTGAGACAGGCTCCTGGATTAGTATCGTAAATCCAGAAGAAAAAGAAATTGCACAGATTCTCACTCTGTTAAATATCGAACATGAATTTATCCCAGATGCCTTAGACGAGGCAGAAACACCTAGAATTGAACGAAAAGATCATTATATTTGGATTATTATTGATATCCCGGTGACCGTTAGCAAGCAAAGGAACGCCCTTTTATATGATACCATTCCTCTCACAATTATTGTTACAGAGAATTATTTTGTAACAATAACTTTAAGGGAAAATGACATTATTCAAGACTTTATTCAAAAAAAAGTTCAAGGGTTTTATACCTTTAAAAAAACTCGCTTTGTATTACAAATACTTTATGTGATAGCAACCTACTATTTGAAATACCTGAGACAAATTAATCAGAAAACTAATAAAATTGAAGAAGAATTGCACCAGTCCATGCGAAATGAAGAATTGTACTCCCTTTTGAGTTTGAGTAAAAGCCTAGTTTATTTTACGACCTCCTTAAAAGCAAACGAAATGGTAATGGAAAAGATGCTACGGAATAACTATCTTAAGATGTATGAAGATGATAAGGAAATTTTAGAAGATGCCATAATTGAAAATAAGCAGGCCATAGAAATGGCCCACATTTACAGTAATGTTTTGAGTGGTATGATGGATGCCTTTGCTTCGGTCATTTCAAACAATGTAAACATTGTTATGAAGTTTTTAACTTCCATTACCATCATTCTGGCAGTGCCCACAATGATAGCAAGTTTCTTTGGTATGAATGTGGTGCTACCCCTAAAGGAATATCCCTATGCCTTTACTGGCATCATTCTATTCTGTATTTTGCTCTCCTTTATTATAGGTTTAATCTTTACCAGGAAAAGATATCTTTAG
- a CDS encoding inorganic phosphate transporter, with translation MEQQIVIIAVVVLALSFDFINGFHDTANAIATSISTKALKPRTAIVLAACMNLLGALTFTGVAKTVGGKVANPANIEHGVYVVAAALIAAIIWNLITWYYGIPSSSSHALIGSLAGSVIAAAGFTAVNFKGFLTIIEGLILSPLLAFTVGYIIMSIIRMIFANVSPHKLNSNFRFLQVFTAAFQAFSHGTNDAQKTMGIITFALVAGGFQESLDVALWVKVSAAMAMALGTSVGGWRIIKTVGSKIIKFEPASGFASDLTSALVITGATLIKLPVSTTHVISSAIMGVGSAKRFSSVQWGTAVTMVSAWIITLPITMILASLTFIIVRALLL, from the coding sequence ATGGAACAACAGATTGTTATTATTGCCGTTGTCGTCTTAGCGTTAAGTTTTGACTTTATTAACGGGTTTCACGACACTGCCAATGCAATTGCTACATCTATTTCCACCAAAGCCCTTAAGCCCAGAACCGCCATTGTTCTTGCCGCTTGTATGAATTTATTGGGTGCACTCACCTTTACTGGTGTTGCTAAAACCGTGGGTGGCAAAGTAGCAAATCCCGCTAACATTGAACACGGGGTTTATGTTGTGGCAGCAGCCCTGATAGCAGCCATTATTTGGAATTTAATTACTTGGTATTATGGTATTCCCAGTAGTTCATCCCACGCTTTGATCGGTTCCTTAGCAGGTTCCGTTATTGCCGCAGCAGGGTTTACTGCCGTTAATTTTAAAGGCTTCCTAACTATTATTGAGGGTCTTATTTTATCCCCTTTACTTGCCTTTACCGTGGGCTATATTATTATGTCTATTATTCGTATGATATTTGCTAATGTTTCGCCCCATAAATTAAACTCTAATTTTAGATTTTTACAGGTTTTTACAGCTGCCTTCCAAGCCTTTAGCCACGGCACCAACGATGCTCAAAAAACAATGGGTATTATTACCTTTGCATTGGTTGCAGGCGGGTTTCAAGAAAGCTTAGATGTGGCTCTGTGGGTAAAGGTTTCTGCTGCAATGGCAATGGCCCTAGGTACCTCCGTTGGTGGTTGGCGTATTATTAAAACTGTAGGTTCAAAAATTATCAAATTTGAACCGGCCAGTGGTTTTGCCTCAGACCTGACATCTGCCCTAGTTATTACTGGTGCTACATTAATTAAATTGCCGGTTTCCACCACCCACGTGATTAGTTCTGCTATTATGGGCGTTGGTTCAGCTAAAAGATTCTCTTCTGTGCAGTGGGGGACCGCTGTAACGATGGTTTCTGCTTGGATCATCACCTTACCGATTACAATGATTCTAGCTTCATTAACCTTTATTATTGTAAGAGCTTTACTTCTATAA
- a CDS encoding GerAB/ArcD/ProY family transporter — MKNYSNVMTSKQLLFTVVSITIGVGILTLPEAVGKSAQQDAWISLLIGGSLPLAGIFLVNLIGSRFPDLTLAEYAEKILGKWLGKLLSLIFVFYGLVYAAIITRLFVGMLKNYLFPVTPVWVLGALVFSLIAYLVSKDARVLGRVNELMFYEALVLYVALLLAIPNFDYNFIRPVGHAGMMNILKGTSETFLALLGVEFLMVFYPMVQNKKEFVKASVTGLVIVMFIYLTLVLVVLGVFGPVIIGQLRFALMVLLKTYTAPLIERAEFFFVIFYVFIAFRPIGNMYFASRYTAERIFGVNAPGLMTVILLPLVFTFFLFPKNFEQTVAISTMIGYGGIGFLIVMPLILWLIAVIRGIGSKKE, encoded by the coding sequence ATGAAAAATTATAGTAATGTAATGACCAGTAAACAATTACTTTTTACTGTTGTCAGCATTACCATTGGGGTGGGGATATTAACCCTACCGGAAGCGGTGGGAAAAAGTGCTCAACAGGATGCGTGGATATCCCTGCTTATTGGAGGTTCATTGCCCCTAGCAGGTATATTTTTGGTTAATTTAATTGGCAGTAGATTTCCTGACTTAACTCTGGCGGAATATGCAGAAAAGATATTGGGTAAATGGTTGGGTAAACTATTATCATTGATTTTTGTGTTTTATGGACTTGTCTACGCTGCCATAATTACCAGGTTGTTTGTTGGTATGTTAAAGAATTATTTATTTCCCGTAACTCCTGTGTGGGTACTGGGGGCACTAGTTTTTTCACTTATTGCTTATTTAGTTTCCAAAGACGCCCGGGTTTTAGGGCGGGTAAATGAATTGATGTTTTATGAGGCGCTGGTTTTATATGTGGCGTTATTATTAGCTATACCAAATTTTGATTATAACTTTATTCGACCAGTGGGCCATGCCGGGATGATGAATATCCTAAAGGGAACATCGGAGACATTTTTAGCTTTACTTGGTGTGGAATTTTTAATGGTATTTTATCCTATGGTACAGAATAAAAAAGAATTTGTTAAAGCAAGTGTAACAGGACTTGTCATAGTCATGTTTATTTATTTAACTTTAGTTTTGGTTGTACTGGGTGTCTTTGGGCCAGTGATCATAGGCCAGTTGAGGTTTGCTTTAATGGTTTTATTAAAAACCTATACTGCACCGTTAATTGAGAGGGCAGAGTTCTTTTTTGTTATTTTCTATGTGTTTATAGCCTTTCGCCCCATAGGTAACATGTACTTTGCCAGTCGTTATACAGCGGAAAGAATATTTGGTGTCAATGCCCCTGGTCTTATGACGGTAATATTGCTTCCCCTCGTATTTACATTTTTTTTGTTTCCTAAAAATTTTGAGCAGACAGTAGCCATTAGTACCATGATTGGGTATGGAGGAATTGGCTTTTTAATTGTTATGCCTTTGATTTTATGGTTAATTGCTGTGATACGGGGGATTGGAAGCAAAAAGGAATGA
- a CDS encoding spore germination protein, whose translation MTLKNIFGKWKRAKNLIQQQILTGAEEGDGLSGNLNKDEQVIFQGLSGSSDIIRRRILIGSTPAVLIYIEGIIDNDVIHKDVLNRLQRVKEIPSMTVGALDFIAQKVLSTSTVKKTTLLANMLVEVLTGNAVLLIEGNKQVLIVEVKGGERRNITEPVTERTMRGSREGFIEDIAVNLALVRRKIVSTKLAIEVTRIGQRSRTKVALAYMSDIADPKIVQEVRHRISQINTDVILEAGYIERFIEDHPWSLFPQVFGTERPDRVVANLLEGRVAILIDGTPYVLVVPTLFIQFLQGSEDYNERLIVGSLARTTRYFAFLLTTTLTAIYIALVTFHHSLLPTDLLLAVAEARQKVPFSALAEAMFMEIVVEILREAGLRLPQTVGQTLGVVGGIVLGQAVIQANLVSPLMVVVVALSAISSFVFPNYSMALAIRLIKFPLMILASIFGALGIAVGWVFFTIHLASMESFGIPYLAPLAPTRYADLGDTMVVSNLWKHKKRPASIPHVNNRRMGDTPQE comes from the coding sequence ATGACATTAAAAAATATTTTTGGCAAATGGAAGAGGGCTAAAAATTTAATACAACAACAGATACTTACCGGGGCAGAAGAGGGTGACGGCTTAAGTGGTAACCTCAACAAGGATGAGCAAGTCATTTTTCAAGGTCTCAGTGGTAGTAGCGATATCATCCGACGCAGGATTTTAATTGGCAGTACGCCAGCGGTTTTAATTTATATTGAAGGTATCATTGATAATGATGTAATCCATAAAGATGTATTGAACAGGTTACAACGGGTAAAGGAAATACCCAGCATGACCGTAGGGGCACTGGATTTTATTGCCCAAAAAGTATTATCCACCTCTACAGTTAAAAAGACCACGTTGTTGGCGAATATGTTAGTGGAAGTATTAACTGGCAATGCTGTTTTACTAATAGAAGGTAACAAGCAGGTATTGATTGTTGAAGTCAAAGGCGGTGAGAGAAGAAATATTACGGAACCAGTAACCGAACGTACGATGCGTGGTTCCAGAGAGGGCTTTATCGAGGATATTGCGGTAAATTTAGCCCTTGTTAGAAGAAAAATAGTATCCACCAAGCTAGCTATTGAAGTTACCAGAATTGGGCAACGTAGCAGAACTAAAGTGGCACTGGCATATATGTCTGATATAGCTGACCCCAAGATTGTACAGGAAGTTCGCCACCGTATTTCTCAAATTAATACTGATGTTATTCTGGAAGCAGGTTATATTGAAAGATTTATTGAAGATCATCCCTGGAGCCTGTTTCCACAGGTATTTGGTACCGAACGCCCTGATCGGGTGGTGGCAAATTTACTGGAGGGTCGGGTAGCCATTCTGATTGACGGTACTCCCTATGTTTTGGTTGTACCCACCCTTTTTATCCAGTTTTTGCAGGGCAGCGAGGATTATAATGAACGGTTAATTGTTGGATCATTGGCCCGCACAACCAGGTATTTTGCTTTTTTGCTTACTACTACCCTTACTGCTATTTATATCGCTTTAGTTACCTTTCACCATTCTCTGTTACCTACAGACTTATTGCTGGCAGTGGCGGAAGCCAGGCAGAAGGTACCCTTTTCTGCCCTGGCAGAAGCCATGTTTATGGAAATTGTGGTTGAGATTTTGCGGGAAGCGGGATTGCGCCTGCCGCAAACAGTGGGACAAACCCTTGGTGTGGTAGGCGGTATTGTACTGGGACAGGCGGTTATTCAGGCTAATTTGGTGAGTCCTTTAATGGTGGTGGTGGTTGCCCTGTCAGCCATTAGTTCCTTTGTATTTCCCAATTACAGTATGGCGCTAGCCATTAGACTGATTAAGTTTCCCCTGATGATTCTGGCCTCCATATTTGGTGCTTTGGGTATAGCGGTGGGCTGGGTGTTTTTTACTATTCACTTAGCTTCTATGGAGAGTTTCGGGATACCCTATTTGGCACCACTGGCACCCACACGCTATGCTGATTTGGGAGATACCATGGTGGTTTCAAACCTTTGGAAACACAAAAAACGACCTGCTTCTATTCCTCATGTAAATAACCGGCGCATGGGGGATACTCCCCAGGAGTGA
- a CDS encoding DUF438 domain-containing protein produces the protein MSEYLGNKEAKQQMLKTIIKDLHQGKDFNQVKADFQNLIKDIDASEIANMEQALIGEGMNPEEITKLCDVHAAVFRDALEENEKPNLILGHPMYTIKHENEEIKKALEELDNYFSSNQMDAFKDRLSFFRDNLDRHYSKKENILFPYLERHNITGPPSVMWSVDDEIRDMGKILLTRVKEGDAGAIKTAYETMKNKISEMIFKEENILTPMLLETLTEEEWAEIKQEDEEFGVVFSKPHGNFWQPKAVTTKNISFEPTGEALSLDTGFLTLEQINTILTNIPIDITFVDKDDTVRYFSQGRERIFVRTKSIIGRKVQNCHPPDSVHMVEKILSDFKHGKHSTAEFWLELAEKFIHIRYFALRDEQGHYVGTMEVSQDVTGIRSLEGERRLLQYED, from the coding sequence ATGAGCGAATACCTTGGAAACAAAGAAGCCAAACAGCAAATGCTAAAGACCATTATTAAAGACCTGCATCAAGGAAAGGATTTTAATCAGGTTAAAGCTGATTTTCAAAACCTTATTAAGGATATTGATGCCAGCGAAATTGCAAATATGGAGCAGGCCTTGATTGGTGAGGGTATGAATCCCGAAGAAATTACCAAACTCTGTGATGTACACGCTGCGGTATTCCGGGACGCCCTGGAAGAAAATGAAAAGCCAAATTTGATTCTTGGTCATCCCATGTACACCATAAAGCATGAAAATGAAGAAATCAAAAAGGCTCTGGAGGAACTGGATAACTATTTTTCATCTAACCAAATGGATGCATTTAAAGATCGCCTATCCTTCTTCCGGGATAACCTGGACAGGCACTACTCAAAAAAAGAAAACATCCTCTTCCCTTACCTTGAGAGACACAACATTACCGGGCCACCATCGGTTATGTGGTCGGTGGATGATGAGATCCGGGATATGGGCAAAATCCTTTTGACAAGGGTAAAGGAAGGCGATGCTGGAGCTATTAAAACAGCCTATGAAACCATGAAAAATAAAATATCAGAAATGATTTTTAAGGAAGAAAACATTCTAACCCCCATGCTGCTGGAAACTTTGACAGAGGAAGAATGGGCAGAAATCAAACAGGAGGATGAGGAGTTCGGTGTGGTTTTTTCTAAACCCCATGGGAACTTCTGGCAACCGAAGGCCGTTACGACAAAAAATATTTCCTTTGAACCCACCGGTGAGGCACTGTCTCTGGATACAGGCTTTCTGACTCTGGAACAAATCAACACCATCCTTACCAACATACCCATCGATATTACCTTTGTAGATAAGGACGATACAGTAAGATACTTTTCCCAAGGCAGAGAGCGTATCTTTGTTCGTACCAAATCCATTATTGGAAGGAAAGTGCAAAATTGCCACCCACCTGATAGTGTTCATATGGTGGAAAAAATCTTATCCGACTTTAAGCATGGCAAACATAGTACTGCTGAGTTCTGGTTGGAACTGGCTGAAAAATTTATTCACATTCGCTACTTTGCCCTACGGGATGAACAGGGTCATTATGTGGGTACAATGGAAGTAAGTCAGGATGTTACCGGTATCCGGTCCCTAGAAGGCGAAAGGCGGTTATTACAGTATGAGGACTAA